In Sodalis ligni, a single genomic region encodes these proteins:
- a CDS encoding L,D-transpeptidase family protein, with protein MKRTLTLIGFAMAACLAGAIGSAAATEYPLPPPDSRLIGENTIATVANNGGSLEAVAAQYKIGLLAMLEANPGTDPYLPTPGTELTIPAQMLLPDAPRKGIVINLAELRLFYYPPGGNSVIVYPIGIGQLGRNTPVMVTSIVKKITNPTWTPTPNIRKHYLAEQGITLPAVVPAGPDNPMGLFALRLSAGGGTYLIHGTNANFGIGMRVSSGCIRLRPDDIQALFEQVPVGTRVQVVNEPIKVAVEPDGKRYMEVHQPLSRNDKDDPQTMHIALTPKVKKFIGDKASDKTVADEAIVRRAGMPILISSGIAEDSLPPADMSAPVPQSSPAATVSRVAESDGAL; from the coding sequence ATGAAACGAACCTTGACATTAATAGGTTTTGCCATGGCCGCCTGCCTGGCGGGAGCTATCGGCAGCGCCGCGGCCACCGAATATCCGTTGCCGCCGCCTGACAGTCGCCTTATCGGTGAGAATACCATAGCCACGGTGGCCAATAACGGCGGTTCGCTGGAGGCGGTCGCGGCGCAATATAAAATTGGCTTATTGGCGATGCTGGAGGCCAATCCCGGCACCGATCCCTATTTGCCGACACCGGGTACCGAGCTCACCATTCCCGCGCAGATGCTGTTGCCCGATGCTCCGCGAAAAGGCATTGTCATCAATCTTGCCGAACTGAGGCTATTTTATTATCCCCCGGGGGGCAACAGCGTCATCGTTTACCCCATCGGCATCGGCCAACTGGGTCGTAATACGCCGGTCATGGTTACCTCCATCGTCAAGAAGATCACCAACCCTACCTGGACGCCGACCCCAAATATCCGCAAGCATTATCTGGCTGAGCAGGGTATTACGCTGCCGGCGGTGGTTCCGGCCGGCCCGGACAATCCCATGGGATTGTTCGCCCTGCGTCTGTCGGCGGGCGGCGGGACCTATCTTATCCACGGAACCAATGCCAATTTCGGCATCGGCATGCGGGTCAGCTCCGGGTGTATCCGGTTACGTCCCGATGATATCCAGGCATTGTTCGAGCAGGTGCCTGTCGGCACCCGGGTGCAGGTGGTGAATGAACCCATTAAGGTGGCCGTTGAACCCGACGGCAAGCGATATATGGAAGTACATCAGCCTTTGTCCCGCAACGATAAGGACGATCCGCAGACTATGCACATCGCCCTTACGCCAAAGGTGAAAAAATTCATCGGCGACAAAGCCTCGGATAAAACGGTCGCCGATGAAGCGATAGTCCGCCGCGCCGGTATGCCGATCCTGATTTCCTCCGGTATTGCCGAAGACAGTCTGCCGCCGGCCGATATGTCCGCGCCGGTACCCCAATCATCTCCCGCGGCGACCGTTAGTCGGGTTGCTGAAAGCGATGGCGCGCTCTAG
- the sufC gene encoding Fe-S cluster assembly ATPase SufC, whose protein sequence is MLTVRNLNVSVEDNSILKGLNLEVKPGEVHAIMGPNGSGKSTLSATLAGREDYRVTEGEVLFKGRDLLTLDPEERAGEGIFMAFQYPVEIPGVSNQFFLQTAVNAVRKYRGQEPLDRFDFADFIEEKIALLKMPADLLTRSVNVGFSGGEKKRNDILQMAALEPSLCILDETDSGLDIDALKIVAHGVNTLRNQNRSFIIVTHYQRILDYIKPDQVHVLYQGRIVKSGDFALVKQLEEQGYGWLTEQE, encoded by the coding sequence ATGTTAACAGTTCGTAATTTGAACGTGAGTGTGGAAGATAACAGCATCCTCAAGGGCCTGAACCTTGAAGTTAAACCCGGTGAGGTGCACGCCATCATGGGGCCGAACGGTTCCGGGAAAAGCACCTTGTCCGCCACGCTGGCGGGACGGGAAGATTACCGGGTCACCGAGGGGGAAGTGCTGTTCAAGGGCAGGGATTTGCTGACGCTGGATCCTGAGGAGCGCGCCGGTGAAGGGATTTTCATGGCCTTCCAATATCCGGTTGAAATCCCGGGCGTCAGCAACCAGTTCTTTTTACAGACGGCGGTGAACGCGGTACGCAAATATCGTGGTCAGGAACCGCTGGATCGTTTTGATTTTGCCGATTTCATCGAAGAAAAAATCGCCTTGCTGAAAATGCCGGCGGATCTCTTGACCCGGTCGGTAAACGTCGGTTTTTCCGGCGGTGAAAAAAAACGCAATGACATTCTGCAAATGGCGGCCCTTGAGCCTTCCCTCTGCATCCTGGATGAAACCGACTCCGGTCTGGATATCGATGCGCTGAAAATCGTGGCGCACGGGGTCAATACCCTGCGTAACCAAAATCGCTCATTTATTATCGTCACCCATTACCAGCGTATCCTGGATTATATCAAACCGGATCAGGTCCATGTGCTTTATCAGGGCCGCATCGTGAAATCCGGCGATTTCGCCCTGGTGAAACAGCTGGAGGAGCAAGGCTATGGCTGGCTTACCGAACAAGAATAA
- a CDS encoding major outer membrane lipoprotein — MNRTKLVLGAVILCSALLAGCSSNAKIDQLSSDVQTLNAKVDQLSNDVNAIRSDVQAAKEDAARANQRLDNQAHSYRK; from the coding sequence ATGAATCGTACTAAACTGGTACTGGGCGCGGTAATTTTATGTTCTGCTCTGCTTGCTGGCTGTTCAAGCAACGCTAAAATCGATCAGCTGTCCTCTGACGTTCAAACTCTGAACGCGAAAGTTGACCAGCTCAGCAACGATGTGAACGCTATTCGTTCCGACGTACAGGCTGCTAAAGAAGACGCTGCCCGTGCTAACCAACGTTTGGATAACCAAGCTCACTCTTATCGTAAATAA
- a CDS encoding YnhF family membrane protein produces MSSDFKLSLMTTVFSLLVIIAFSFTAVMN; encoded by the coding sequence ATGAGCAGCGATTTCAAATTGTCATTAATGACCACGGTATTTTCCTTGCTGGTGATCATTGCGTTCAGCTTTACCGCGGTAATGAATTAA
- a CDS encoding C40 family peptidase → MAHAAPNAGINADQRKSQSSTAKTGDRRKRKPLKEVLKITKKSKPVTEQKITRHSTDKPKELVAEKSSNKKLHSIPVAKAKEPAVEKNHVKKLHPIPPEKKIANFTPPKKGYKKGYGRHRMKESATLDLIANDQPIIMSDSHKKRYQHAKLTAMNKLMSQMGKPYRWGGMSPNTGFDCSGLIYYAYKDVVRIHMPRTANEMFHLRDAAPVKKDDLESGDLVFFHITNRGAADHVGVYLGNGRFIESPRTGRDIRISYLNEDYWADHYVGARRVVTPKTIR, encoded by the coding sequence TTGGCGCATGCCGCGCCCAATGCCGGTATCAATGCCGACCAGCGAAAATCACAGTCCAGTACGGCTAAAACAGGTGACCGACGCAAACGAAAACCTCTTAAAGAGGTGTTGAAGATAACCAAAAAAAGCAAACCGGTGACCGAGCAGAAAATCACCCGTCATAGCACAGACAAACCAAAAGAGCTCGTTGCTGAAAAAAGCAGCAATAAAAAATTACATTCCATACCCGTCGCCAAAGCGAAAGAGCCGGCCGTCGAAAAAAACCACGTTAAAAAATTGCACCCAATCCCCCCCGAAAAAAAAATAGCCAATTTTACCCCGCCGAAAAAAGGCTACAAAAAGGGTTACGGCAGGCATCGGATGAAAGAAAGCGCCACGCTCGATCTCATTGCCAACGACCAACCCATCATCATGAGCGACAGCCACAAAAAACGCTATCAACATGCCAAATTGACGGCGATGAACAAGCTGATGTCCCAGATGGGCAAGCCTTATCGCTGGGGCGGCATGTCACCCAATACCGGGTTCGATTGCAGCGGCCTGATCTATTATGCTTATAAGGACGTGGTACGGATTCATATGCCCCGTACCGCCAATGAAATGTTCCATTTACGCGATGCGGCGCCGGTGAAGAAAGACGATCTGGAAAGCGGCGATTTGGTTTTCTTCCATATCACCAACCGCGGCGCGGCGGATCATGTGGGCGTTTATTTGGGCAACGGACGGTTTATCGAATCCCCCCGCACCGGCCGCGATATCCGCATCAGCTATCTGAATGAAGATTATTGGGCGGATCACTATGTCGGCGCCCGCCGGGTCGTGACGCCGAAAACCATTCGCTGA
- the pykF gene encoding pyruvate kinase PykF, with product MLTKLLDAGMNVMRLNFSHGDYEEHGQRIKNLRSILANTGKKAAILLDTKGPEIRTMKLENGSDVSLLAGQSFTFTTDQSVIGNKERVAVTYTGFPQDLSIGNTVLVDDGLLGMVVTEKTDTTVVCKVLNNGDLGENKGVNLPGVSIALPALAEKDKRDLIFGCEQGVDFIAASFIRKRSDVLEIREHLKQHGGEHIQIISKIENQEGLNNFDEILEASDGIMVARGDLGVEIPVEEVIFAQKMMIEKCNRSRKVVITATQMLDSMIKNPRPTRAEAGDVANAIIDGTDAVMLSGESAKGKYPHEAVSIMATICDRTDRVMPSRIESINDSRRLRITEAVCRGAVETAEKLEAPLIVVATEGGKSAKAVRKYFPKAEILALTTNEITARQLLLTKGVTCQLVDKIASTDDFYRIGKAMALECGLAQKGDIIVMVSGALVPSGTTNTASVHQL from the coding sequence ATGCTGACCAAACTGCTGGACGCCGGCATGAACGTTATGCGTCTGAATTTTTCCCACGGCGACTATGAAGAACATGGTCAACGTATCAAGAATCTGCGATCCATCCTGGCAAACACGGGCAAAAAAGCGGCTATCCTCCTGGATACCAAAGGCCCGGAAATTCGCACCATGAAATTGGAAAACGGCAGCGACGTTTCGCTGTTGGCCGGCCAGAGCTTTACCTTTACCACCGATCAAAGCGTTATCGGCAACAAGGAACGCGTTGCGGTGACCTACACCGGCTTCCCGCAGGATCTTTCCATCGGCAACACCGTTTTGGTGGATGACGGTTTACTGGGCATGGTCGTTACTGAAAAGACCGATACCACCGTGGTGTGTAAGGTCCTGAATAACGGCGACCTGGGTGAAAACAAAGGGGTTAACCTGCCGGGCGTTTCCATTGCCCTGCCGGCCCTGGCGGAAAAAGACAAACGCGACCTGATTTTCGGCTGCGAACAAGGCGTCGATTTCATCGCGGCGTCATTTATCCGCAAACGCTCTGATGTTCTGGAAATCCGTGAACATCTCAAACAGCATGGCGGCGAACATATCCAGATCATATCGAAAATTGAAAATCAGGAAGGCCTGAACAATTTCGACGAAATTCTGGAAGCATCCGACGGCATCATGGTGGCTCGCGGCGACCTGGGCGTGGAAATTCCGGTGGAAGAAGTTATCTTCGCCCAGAAGATGATGATCGAAAAATGTAATCGCTCTCGTAAAGTCGTGATTACCGCGACCCAGATGCTCGACTCCATGATCAAAAACCCCCGCCCTACCCGCGCTGAAGCCGGTGATGTGGCGAACGCCATTATCGACGGCACCGATGCGGTTATGCTGTCCGGTGAGAGCGCCAAGGGCAAATACCCCCATGAAGCCGTCAGCATCATGGCCACCATTTGCGATCGTACCGACCGCGTTATGCCCAGCCGTATCGAAAGCATCAACGACAGCCGCAGACTTCGCATTACCGAGGCGGTTTGCCGCGGTGCGGTGGAAACTGCTGAAAAATTGGAAGCCCCGCTGATTGTCGTGGCGACCGAAGGCGGCAAATCCGCCAAAGCAGTGCGTAAATATTTCCCTAAAGCCGAAATCCTGGCGCTCACCACCAACGAAATAACCGCCCGCCAGCTGTTGCTGACCAAAGGCGTAACCTGTCAATTGGTGGACAAGATCGCTTCAACCGATGATTTCTACCGTATCGGCAAGGCGATGGCCCTGGAATGCGGCCTGGCGCAAAAAGGCGACATCATAGTGATGGTTTCCGGAGCCCTGGTGCCGAGCGGCACCACCAATACCGCTTCCGTCCATCAGCTGTAA
- a CDS encoding Grx4 family monothiol glutaredoxin: protein MTTIEKIQQQIAENPILLYMKGSPKLPGCGFSAQAVQALSACGERFAYVDVLQNPDIRAELPKFANWPTFPQLWVDGELIGGCDIILEMYQHGELQPLIKETAVKYGSQEDQPSN from the coding sequence ATGACGACGATTGAAAAAATTCAGCAGCAAATTGCTGAAAACCCGATTCTTCTTTATATGAAGGGCTCTCCGAAATTGCCTGGTTGCGGTTTTTCCGCGCAAGCGGTACAGGCGCTTTCCGCCTGCGGCGAGCGTTTCGCTTATGTGGATGTCCTGCAGAATCCGGATATTCGGGCCGAACTGCCGAAATTCGCCAATTGGCCGACCTTCCCGCAATTATGGGTGGATGGTGAATTGATTGGCGGTTGCGATATCATTCTTGAAATGTATCAGCACGGCGAGCTACAGCCGCTTATCAAAGAAACCGCGGTGAAATACGGTTCTCAGGAAGATCAGCCGTCCAATTGA
- the sufS gene encoding cysteine desulfurase SufS — MSYPIERVRGDFPILARDVNGQPLTYLDSAASAQKPNIVIDTERDYYRQGYAAVHRGIHTLSAEATTRMEDVRAQAARFINAASDEEIIFVKGTTEGINLVANSYGRQFFQPGDNLILTEMEHHSNIVPWQLIAAERQVEVRVLPLLADGTLDEEKLSSLIDDRTRLLAITQVSNVLGTVNPLKRLIAQARAAADLVVLVDGAQGIMHGKVDVQALDCDFYAFSGHKIYGPSGIGILYGKKALLDRMPPWEGGGSMIQSVSLTEGTTFLEPPWRFEAGSPNTAGMMGLGAALSYVESLGLDNIRQYEGELMHYALESLQQVPDLILYGPADRAGVIAFNLGKHHAYDVGSFLDQYGIAIRTGHHCAMPLMAYYQVPSMCRASLALYTTREDIDRLVAGLVRVRRLLG; from the coding sequence ATGTCCTATCCCATTGAACGGGTGCGTGGGGATTTTCCCATTCTGGCACGAGACGTTAACGGACAACCGCTCACCTATCTTGATAGCGCGGCCAGTGCGCAGAAACCCAATATCGTTATTGATACCGAACGGGATTATTACCGCCAGGGCTATGCCGCCGTGCATCGCGGCATCCATACCCTGAGCGCGGAAGCCACTACCCGGATGGAAGATGTCCGAGCCCAGGCGGCGCGCTTTATCAACGCGGCATCGGATGAGGAAATCATCTTTGTCAAAGGCACCACCGAGGGTATCAACCTGGTGGCCAACAGCTACGGGCGTCAATTTTTCCAGCCTGGGGATAATCTGATCCTGACGGAAATGGAACATCACTCCAATATCGTTCCCTGGCAGCTTATCGCCGCGGAACGGCAGGTGGAAGTCAGGGTATTGCCGTTGCTGGCGGACGGTACGCTGGATGAGGAAAAGCTATCCTCGCTTATTGACGATCGTACGCGGTTGCTGGCCATCACCCAGGTTTCCAATGTGCTGGGCACCGTAAACCCGTTGAAGAGGCTGATCGCACAGGCTCGCGCTGCCGCCGATCTGGTGGTGTTGGTGGACGGAGCCCAGGGCATCATGCATGGCAAAGTGGATGTGCAGGCGCTGGATTGCGATTTCTATGCCTTCTCCGGCCATAAGATTTATGGTCCGTCCGGTATCGGTATCCTGTATGGTAAAAAAGCGCTGCTGGACCGGATGCCGCCATGGGAGGGGGGCGGGTCGATGATCCAATCCGTCAGCCTGACGGAAGGCACCACCTTTCTCGAGCCGCCCTGGCGTTTCGAAGCGGGTTCTCCGAATACCGCGGGCATGATGGGCTTGGGGGCGGCGCTGAGCTATGTGGAAAGCCTGGGCCTGGATAATATCCGGCAGTACGAGGGCGAGCTGATGCACTATGCCTTGGAGTCATTGCAGCAGGTGCCGGATTTGATCCTGTATGGTCCCGCGGATCGGGCTGGGGTTATTGCGTTCAACCTGGGCAAACACCATGCCTATGATGTGGGTAGCTTCCTCGATCAGTACGGTATTGCCATTCGTACCGGCCATCATTGCGCGATGCCGCTGATGGCTTATTATCAGGTGCCGAGTATGTGTCGCGCCTCCCTGGCCCTGTATACCACCCGTGAGGACATTGATCGGCTGGTGGCCGGTCTGGTACGCGTCCGGCGTTTGCTGGGCTGA
- the sufB gene encoding Fe-S cluster assembly protein SufB, which translates to MELSTYFRINAAKTGQFERTILIADEDSYVSYIEGCSAPVRDSYQLHAAVVEVIVHKNAEVKYSTVQNWFAGSETEGHLELCHQAGTVRRENSKMSWTQSETGSAITWKYPSCILRGDNSVGEFFSVALTNGNQQADTGTKMIHIGKNTRSTIISKGISAGKSENTYRGLVKIMPTATNARNYTQCDSMLIGSESGAHTFPYVEVRNSTAQLEHEATTSRIGEDQLFYCRQRGISEDDAISMIVNGFCKDVFSELPLEFAVEAQKLLAISLEHSVG; encoded by the coding sequence ATGGAGCTTTCCACCTATTTTCGCATCAATGCGGCGAAAACCGGCCAGTTCGAACGGACAATCCTGATTGCCGATGAAGACAGCTACGTCAGCTATATCGAAGGATGTTCGGCGCCGGTGCGCGACAGCTATCAGCTGCATGCCGCGGTGGTGGAGGTCATCGTCCACAAGAATGCCGAAGTAAAATATTCTACGGTGCAGAATTGGTTCGCGGGCAGCGAAACCGAGGGGCATCTTGAACTTTGTCACCAAGCGGGCACTGTGCGAAGGGAAAATTCCAAGATGTCCTGGACCCAGTCGGAAACCGGCTCGGCCATCACCTGGAAGTATCCTAGCTGTATCTTGCGCGGCGACAATTCGGTAGGGGAATTTTTCTCTGTAGCCCTGACCAACGGCAACCAGCAGGCCGATACCGGCACCAAGATGATTCACATCGGTAAAAATACCCGCTCCACCATTATCTCCAAGGGTATTTCCGCGGGTAAAAGCGAGAATACCTACCGCGGCCTGGTGAAGATTATGCCCACCGCCACCAATGCCCGTAATTACACCCAGTGTGATTCGATGCTTATCGGCAGCGAAAGCGGCGCGCACACCTTTCCTTATGTGGAAGTGCGCAACAGCACCGCCCAGTTGGAGCACGAGGCCACCACCTCGCGCATCGGCGAGGATCAACTGTTTTATTGCCGCCAGCGCGGCATCAGCGAAGACGACGCCATTTCGATGATTGTCAACGGCTTCTGCAAGGACGTGTTCTCTGAATTGCCGTTGGAATTCGCCGTGGAGGCGCAGAAACTTTTAGCCATCAGTCTTGAACATAGTGTGGGTTAA
- a CDS encoding MATE family efflux transporter, giving the protein MQKYFLEARTLLSLALPVILAQIAQTAMGVVDTVMSGSVSATDMAAVAVGTSIWLPAILFGHGLIMALTPVIAQLNGSGRRDRIAFQVRQGFWLALSVSLLIMFLLYHSRFVIGRMHRVDPALAQKAVAYLHFLLLGAPGYLFFQVLRGQCEGLSKTKPGMVIGFLGLAANIPINYVFIYGKLGMPALGGVGCGIATASVYWIMFGVMWLYVLRAGTFADFRTAVAIVLPHWPTLRRLCSLGLPVASSLFFEVTLFAVVALLVTPLGIVSVAGHQIALNFSALMFVLPLSIGVAATIRVGFRLGENKVDEARVAAWTSLAAGVMLACVTAILTYRFRVHIASWYNATPAVVSMASHLMSLAALYQISDSIQVIGNGILRGYKDTRSIFFITFTAYWLLGLPCGYVLALTDYAVPAMGPSGFWIGFIIGLTSAAIMMSMRIRWLQRQPPLQILHRAAR; this is encoded by the coding sequence GTGCAGAAGTATTTCCTCGAGGCGCGTACATTATTGTCGCTGGCCTTACCGGTTATCCTTGCGCAAATCGCTCAAACCGCCATGGGCGTGGTGGATACCGTGATGTCCGGCTCCGTAAGCGCCACCGACATGGCCGCCGTCGCCGTCGGTACTTCCATCTGGCTGCCCGCTATTTTATTCGGCCACGGTCTTATCATGGCGCTAACGCCGGTCATTGCCCAACTAAACGGTTCCGGCCGGCGCGATCGCATCGCCTTTCAAGTGCGCCAAGGGTTTTGGCTGGCCTTGTCCGTCTCGCTGCTGATTATGTTCCTTTTGTATCATTCCAGGTTTGTCATCGGCAGGATGCATCGTGTCGATCCCGCCCTGGCGCAAAAAGCCGTCGCCTATCTGCATTTTCTGCTGCTCGGGGCGCCGGGGTATCTGTTTTTCCAGGTGCTGCGCGGCCAATGCGAAGGTCTTTCCAAAACCAAGCCAGGCATGGTCATCGGTTTCCTCGGCCTGGCGGCAAATATCCCGATCAATTATGTGTTTATCTACGGCAAGCTGGGTATGCCGGCCCTGGGCGGTGTGGGCTGTGGCATCGCCACGGCGTCGGTGTATTGGATTATGTTTGGGGTAATGTGGCTGTATGTGCTCCGGGCCGGCACCTTTGCGGATTTCCGTACCGCCGTCGCTATCGTGCTGCCGCACTGGCCGACCCTGCGGCGTTTGTGCTCGCTGGGATTGCCGGTGGCATCCTCGCTCTTTTTCGAGGTGACGCTGTTTGCCGTGGTGGCGCTGCTGGTGACGCCGCTGGGCATTGTGTCCGTTGCCGGTCATCAAATCGCCCTGAACTTCAGCGCGCTGATGTTCGTACTGCCCTTGTCAATCGGGGTGGCGGCCACGATCCGCGTGGGCTTCCGCCTGGGTGAAAACAAGGTGGACGAAGCGCGGGTCGCCGCCTGGACCAGCCTGGCCGCCGGCGTGATGCTGGCCTGCGTGACGGCGATACTCACCTACCGGTTCCGGGTGCATATCGCCAGCTGGTATAATGCCACCCCGGCGGTAGTGAGCATGGCATCGCATTTGATGTCCCTGGCGGCGCTTTATCAGATTTCCGACTCAATCCAGGTCATTGGCAACGGCATCCTGCGCGGTTACAAAGACACCCGGTCGATATTTTTTATCACTTTTACCGCTTACTGGCTGCTGGGCCTGCCCTGCGGCTATGTTCTGGCGCTGACGGACTATGCGGTCCCCGCCATGGGCCCCAGCGGTTTCTGGATAGGTTTTATTATCGGCCTGACCTCGGCGGCAATCATGATGTCAATGCGCATACGCTGGCTGCAACGTCAGCCGCCGCTGCAGATTCTCCACCGCGCGGCGCGCTGA
- the purR gene encoding HTH-type transcriptional repressor PurR: MATIKDVAKRAGVSTTTVSHVINKTRFVAQETKIAVLEAIGQLHYSPSDVARSLKINRTKSIGLLASSSEAPYFAEIIESIEHHCFVRGYTLVLCNSHNDLNKQGAYLAMLAQKRVDGLLVMCAEYPEPLLNMLEEYRHIPMVVMDWGEARRDFTDTIIDNAFAGGYMATRYLLSRGHRDIGAIPGQLARNTGGGRHRGYLRALEEAGIAIPHQWIVQGDFEPESGYQAMKLILSRPQRPTAVFCGGDIMAMGAMCAIDEMGMKVPDDISIIGYDNVRNSCFFTPSLTTIHQPKEELGEAALTMLLDRITSKRENARIIEVHPALIVRRSVADGPFRS, from the coding sequence ATGGCAACCATTAAAGACGTGGCGAAACGCGCCGGGGTATCCACCACCACGGTGTCACATGTCATCAATAAGACGCGATTTGTGGCGCAAGAGACCAAGATCGCCGTTTTGGAGGCCATCGGGCAGCTGCACTATTCCCCCAGCGACGTGGCGCGCAGCCTTAAGATCAACCGCACAAAATCCATCGGCCTGCTGGCCAGCTCAAGCGAAGCGCCCTACTTCGCGGAAATTATCGAGTCGATTGAGCACCACTGTTTTGTGCGGGGATATACCCTTGTGCTGTGCAACTCCCATAACGATCTGAACAAACAGGGCGCCTATCTGGCGATGCTGGCGCAAAAACGGGTGGACGGGTTGCTGGTGATGTGCGCCGAATATCCCGAACCGTTGCTGAATATGCTGGAAGAGTATCGCCATATCCCCATGGTGGTCATGGATTGGGGCGAAGCTCGCCGGGATTTCACCGATACCATTATCGACAATGCCTTCGCCGGAGGTTACATGGCGACCCGCTATCTGCTTTCCCGGGGGCATCGCGATATCGGCGCCATACCCGGCCAACTGGCGCGTAATACCGGGGGCGGACGTCATCGCGGCTACCTGCGGGCCCTGGAGGAAGCCGGCATCGCCATTCCCCATCAATGGATTGTGCAGGGGGATTTCGAACCGGAATCCGGCTATCAGGCCATGAAACTCATTCTGTCCAGGCCGCAAAGGCCCACGGCGGTATTTTGCGGCGGTGATATCATGGCCATGGGTGCAATGTGCGCCATTGATGAAATGGGCATGAAGGTTCCCGATGACATCTCAATTATCGGTTATGATAATGTGCGCAATTCGTGCTTTTTTACCCCGTCATTGACTACCATTCATCAGCCCAAAGAAGAGCTGGGCGAGGCCGCGCTGACCATGCTGCTGGACCGTATCACCAGCAAACGGGAAAACGCCAGGATTATCGAAGTGCATCCCGCCCTGATTGTACGCCGTTCGGTGGCCGACGGCCCGTTTCGCTCCTGA
- the sufD gene encoding Fe-S cluster assembly protein SufD, producing MAGLPNKNNARTLQQWHHLFEGQSVSRSAQSYAHWQNVERLGLPTRKHEQWKYTPLEGLLSHRFSQAQAQSVTPEQRDRLSLPLDAVRLVFIDGRFEPGLSDSATGSWLIDIERGAARTTLPEPIQPEIFLHLTESLSRETTRIRLPAGKTAEKPLYLLHISSGVDDAEELNTLHYRHHVDVERGAQAEVIEHFASLDGQVHFTGARLTMTVGDNARLSHIKLAFENRASYHFAHDDIVIGRDAFVRSNSFLLGAGLTRHQVSARLDGEGSDLAINSLLLPSENDVTDTRTYLEHNKGYCLSRQLHKIIARDRGKGVFNGLIKVAKYAVKTDGRMTNNNLLLDRLSEVDTKPQLEIYADDVKCSHGATVGRIDDEQMFYLRSRGIHRQEAQEMIIHAFAAEITEAMDNQVVRKTVLARIADALQGGSHVLSH from the coding sequence ATGGCTGGCTTACCGAACAAGAATAATGCCCGGACACTGCAGCAGTGGCATCATTTATTCGAAGGCCAGAGCGTTTCCCGCTCAGCGCAATCCTACGCCCATTGGCAAAACGTGGAACGGCTGGGTTTGCCTACGCGCAAGCACGAGCAGTGGAAATACACCCCTCTGGAAGGATTGCTGTCCCATCGTTTCTCCCAGGCGCAGGCACAGTCCGTTACCCCGGAGCAGCGCGACCGGCTGAGTCTGCCGCTGGATGCCGTGCGGCTGGTGTTTATTGACGGACGGTTCGAGCCGGGCCTGAGCGACAGCGCTACCGGTTCCTGGCTTATCGACATTGAGCGCGGCGCGGCGCGCACGACCCTGCCCGAGCCTATCCAGCCGGAAATATTTTTGCATCTGACCGAGAGCCTCAGCCGCGAAACCACCCGTATCCGGCTGCCCGCCGGCAAAACGGCGGAAAAACCGCTCTACCTTCTGCATATCAGCAGCGGCGTTGACGATGCCGAAGAGCTGAATACCCTGCATTACCGACACCATGTTGATGTGGAACGCGGGGCGCAGGCCGAGGTTATCGAACATTTTGCCAGCCTGGACGGGCAGGTGCATTTTACCGGCGCCCGCCTTACCATGACGGTGGGGGATAACGCGCGGTTAAGCCATATCAAGCTGGCGTTTGAAAATCGCGCCAGTTACCACTTTGCCCATGATGATATCGTTATCGGCCGCGACGCCTTCGTACGCAGCAACAGCTTTTTGCTCGGCGCCGGTCTGACCCGTCATCAGGTAAGCGCCCGGCTTGACGGCGAGGGATCCGACCTGGCCATTAACAGCCTGCTGCTGCCGTCGGAAAATGACGTGACCGACACCCGGACGTATCTGGAGCATAACAAAGGATATTGCCTGAGCCGCCAGCTGCACAAAATCATTGCCCGCGATCGGGGCAAAGGCGTATTCAACGGTCTTATCAAGGTGGCCAAATACGCGGTGAAAACCGACGGACGGATGACCAACAATAATCTGCTGTTGGACCGGCTGTCCGAGGTGGACACCAAACCACAGCTGGAAATTTACGCTGACGACGTCAAATGCAGCCATGGGGCTACCGTGGGCCGGATAGATGATGAGCAGATGTTCTATTTACGCTCACGGGGCATTCACCGCCAGGAAGCGCAGGAGATGATTATCCATGCGTTTGCCGCCGAAATCACCGAGGCGATGGACAACCAGGTCGTGCGGAAAACCGTATTGGCCCGTATCGCCGATGCTTTGCAAGGAGGGAGTCATGTCCTATCCCATTGA